The Lysobacter capsici genome has a segment encoding these proteins:
- a CDS encoding SapC family protein codes for MLIYDRVVPLNRHTHRRLRLRTAAHNARFAAQLNSVPLTTVEFPHAASEYTIVFARLENGDFLPAVVVGLRNQHNLYVDENSRWKRGYVPAFLRQYPFMLAEDRDSGTLTVCVDMAYDGLSEEDGDLLFKEDGEDSENLARAMGFLSDFHNEFKRTAAFTARLKELDLLEQRVIRFGGEGEQRELGGVYVVSEERLLKLGDAVIPDLLRSGALGLIYTHLVSMQNLERLSVLEQEDTAKAAAATSAASANGSAN; via the coding sequence ATGCTGATCTACGACCGCGTCGTACCGTTGAACCGCCACACCCATCGCCGTCTGCGCCTGCGCACGGCCGCGCACAATGCCCGTTTCGCCGCCCAGCTCAATTCGGTGCCGCTGACCACGGTCGAGTTCCCGCACGCCGCCTCCGAATACACGATCGTGTTCGCGCGCCTGGAGAACGGCGACTTCCTGCCGGCGGTGGTGGTCGGCCTGCGCAACCAGCACAACCTCTACGTCGACGAGAATTCGCGCTGGAAGCGCGGCTACGTGCCGGCGTTCCTGCGCCAATACCCGTTCATGCTGGCCGAGGACCGCGACAGCGGCACCCTGACGGTCTGCGTCGACATGGCTTACGACGGCCTGTCGGAAGAGGACGGCGACCTGCTGTTCAAGGAAGACGGCGAAGACAGCGAGAACCTGGCGCGGGCGATGGGCTTCCTGTCCGACTTCCACAACGAATTCAAGCGCACCGCGGCGTTCACCGCGCGGCTGAAGGAGCTGGATCTGCTGGAACAGCGGGTGATCCGTTTCGGCGGCGAAGGCGAGCAGCGCGAACTCGGCGGCGTGTATGTGGTGTCCGAAGAGCGCCTGCTCAAGCTGGGCGATGCGGTGATCCCGGACCTGCTGCGCTCCGGCGCGCTCGGCTTGATCTATACGCACCTGGTGTCGATGCAGAACCTCGAGCGTTTGTCGGTGCTGGAGCAGGAAGACACGGCGAAGGCCGCGGCCGCGACGAGCGCTGCGAGCGCAAACGGCTCCGCGAATTGA
- a CDS encoding replication-associated recombination protein A translates to MARRTTPTAADAPDLLSVDRDGLRPLAERMRPRSLDEMVGQRRLLAPGSALRRAVESGRVHSMILWGPPGCGKTTLALLLAHYADAEFKAISAVLSGLPEVRQVLAEAAHRFADGRRTVLFVDEVHRFNKTQQDAFLPHIERGTIIFVGATTENPSFELNSALLSRCRVHVMEAVSPDDIAQTLRRALQDQTRGLGEQTIRVEDELLMQIATAADGDVRRALTLLEIAAELAADEDGAITAGTLAQVLADRTRRFDKGGEQFYDQISALHKSVRSSNPDAALYWFARMLDGGCDPHYLARRLTRMAVEDIGLADPRALQMSVDAWDTYDRLGSPEGDLALAQVVIYLASTAKSNAAYAAFNAAKRDVVEHGTQDVPLHLRNAPTKLMKQLGYAKGYQYDHDADGGIALDQTGFPDAMGERVYYQPVERGLEIKLREKLTRLRAQREQARGEGGERE, encoded by the coding sequence GTGGCCCGCCGTACCACCCCGACCGCCGCCGACGCCCCCGACCTGCTCAGTGTCGATCGCGACGGCCTGCGTCCGCTGGCCGAGCGCATGCGCCCGCGCAGCCTGGACGAAATGGTCGGCCAACGCCGGCTGCTCGCGCCGGGCTCGGCCCTGCGCCGCGCGGTCGAATCCGGGCGCGTGCATTCGATGATCCTGTGGGGCCCGCCGGGCTGCGGCAAGACCACCCTGGCGCTGCTGCTGGCTCATTACGCCGATGCCGAGTTCAAGGCGATCTCGGCGGTGCTGTCGGGCCTGCCGGAGGTGCGCCAGGTGCTGGCCGAGGCCGCGCACCGCTTCGCCGACGGCCGCCGCACGGTGCTGTTCGTCGACGAGGTCCACCGCTTCAACAAGACCCAGCAGGACGCGTTCCTGCCGCATATCGAACGCGGCACGATCATTTTCGTCGGCGCGACCACCGAAAACCCTTCGTTCGAACTCAATTCGGCGCTGCTGTCGCGTTGCCGCGTGCACGTGATGGAGGCGGTGTCGCCCGACGACATCGCCCAGACCTTGCGGCGCGCGTTGCAGGACCAGACGCGCGGCCTGGGCGAGCAGACGATCCGGGTCGAGGACGAACTGCTGATGCAGATCGCCACCGCCGCCGACGGCGACGTGCGGCGCGCGCTGACCCTGCTGGAAATCGCCGCCGAACTGGCCGCCGACGAAGACGGCGCGATCACCGCCGGCACCCTGGCGCAGGTGCTGGCCGACCGCACCCGCCGCTTCGACAAGGGCGGCGAGCAGTTCTACGACCAGATCTCGGCGCTGCACAAGTCGGTGCGCAGTTCCAATCCGGATGCGGCGCTGTACTGGTTCGCGCGCATGCTCGACGGCGGCTGCGACCCGCATTATCTGGCGCGGCGGCTGACCCGGATGGCGGTCGAGGACATCGGCCTGGCCGATCCGCGCGCCCTGCAGATGTCGGTGGACGCCTGGGACACCTACGACCGGCTCGGCAGCCCCGAGGGCGATCTGGCCCTGGCCCAGGTGGTGATCTATCTGGCGAGCACGGCCAAATCCAACGCCGCCTATGCCGCCTTCAACGCGGCCAAGCGCGACGTGGTCGAGCACGGCACCCAGGACGTCCCGCTGCACCTGCGCAATGCGCCGACCAAGCTGATGAAGCAGTTGGGGTATGCGAAGGGCTATCAGTACGACCACGACGCCGACGGCGGCATCGCCCTGGACCAGACCGGTTTTCCCGATGCGATGGGCGAGCGGGTGTATTACCAGCCGGTCGAGCGCGGGCTGGAGATCAAGCTGCGCGAGAAGCTGACCCGCTTGCGCGCGCAGCGCGAGCAGGCGCGTGGCGAGGGCGGCGAGCGCGAGTGA
- a CDS encoding GNAT family N-acetyltransferase codes for MSSAPVTIRPARPEDRAAVLAILAETFADTWRPQLTAAAIDDYHRRRVAETFVDAALPGFLVAELDGTVIGFGNREAGFVDSLHVAAAGRRRGVARALMARLEARMRADGIALAALETDTFNEASQGLYLALGYVEVARYPDEEWNSGLTTIRYEKSLTP; via the coding sequence ATGTCCTCTGCGCCTGTCACGATCCGCCCCGCCCGCCCCGAAGACCGCGCCGCTGTGCTGGCGATACTCGCCGAAACCTTCGCCGACACCTGGCGCCCGCAACTGACCGCCGCGGCGATCGACGACTACCATCGACGGCGCGTGGCCGAGACCTTCGTCGATGCGGCCCTGCCCGGGTTTCTGGTCGCCGAACTCGACGGCACGGTGATCGGTTTCGGCAACCGCGAGGCCGGCTTCGTCGATTCGCTGCACGTGGCCGCGGCCGGCCGCCGACGCGGAGTCGCGCGCGCCCTGATGGCCCGGCTGGAAGCGCGGATGCGCGCCGACGGCATCGCGCTGGCGGCGTTGGAGACCGACACCTTCAACGAAGCCAGCCAGGGGCTGTACCTCGCGCTGGGCTACGTCGAGGTGGCGCGCTATCCCGATGAAGAATGGAACAGCGGCCTGACCACGATCCGTTACGAGAAATCGTTGACGCCTTGA
- the lolA gene encoding outer membrane lipoprotein chaperone LolA has product MNRLVRHAAIALSLSTALFAGAATAGAREDLGSFTRGLKGLDGQFAQQVFDTNGKLKESSSGQVALSAPRLFRWEYTKPYPQLIVADGKKVWVYEPDLQQVSVRPQGVEEQNSPLAALIDPSKLDAMFVVKDSGSRGGLNWLALEPKTPGDASFRNAKLGFNAGGLAKMEIVDALGQKTEISFSGWKRNPSFPATTFKYAPAKGVDVIGEG; this is encoded by the coding sequence GTGAACCGTCTCGTCCGCCATGCCGCCATCGCGCTCTCGCTGTCCACGGCCTTGTTCGCCGGTGCCGCCACGGCCGGCGCGCGCGAGGACCTGGGCAGCTTCACCCGCGGCCTCAAGGGGCTCGACGGCCAGTTCGCCCAGCAGGTGTTCGACACCAACGGCAAGCTCAAGGAATCCTCGAGCGGCCAGGTCGCGCTGTCGGCGCCGCGCCTGTTCCGTTGGGAATACACCAAGCCGTACCCGCAGCTGATCGTCGCCGACGGCAAGAAGGTCTGGGTCTACGAGCCCGACCTGCAGCAGGTCAGCGTGCGCCCGCAGGGCGTGGAGGAACAGAACAGCCCGCTCGCCGCATTGATTGACCCGAGCAAGCTCGACGCGATGTTCGTGGTCAAGGACAGCGGCAGCCGCGGCGGTTTGAACTGGCTGGCGCTGGAGCCCAAGACCCCGGGCGATGCCAGCTTCCGCAACGCCAAGCTCGGCTTCAACGCCGGCGGCCTGGCCAAGATGGAAATCGTCGACGCGCTGGGCCAGAAGACCGAGATCAGCTTCAGCGGCTGGAAGCGCAATCCCAGCTTCCCGGCGACCACCTTCAAGTACGCGCCGGCCAAGGGCGTGGATGTGATCGGCGAGGGCTGA
- a CDS encoding ShlB/FhaC/HecB family hemolysin secretion/activation protein: MSLRLIAAVGLSLLGPARLHAQETSTTAPAAAPIARFDVMAYQVLGNSQLSNLDIEKAVYPHLGPQRSEQDVEAARAALQALYDHKGFPTVSVVIPEQDASTGLVTLQVNEQKVGRLRVNGADYFSPDDIERAAPSLAQGQVPNFKDVQRDIVALNQWPDRRVTPEIKAGATPNTVDVDLNVEDSLPLHGSLELNNRNSANTTEQRLAASLRYDNLWQRGHSVSLSAQLAPQRREDAEVFSVSYLARFGASPYSLLGYAVRSKSDIAVVGDLNVIGNGTLAGLRLMRSFAAREGFFHSLSLGLDYKDFNENLVQGADRGSVPIEYLPISVNYNADWVKERSVSDLALSAVFNLRGVGDGRAAFDAKRYQAQPNFFYLRASGSHTWKYSNDAQLMLRLQSQFAGEPLISNEQFSIGGLDSVRGYYESESLGDLGAAATLEARTPSFSDSLGDAFQELRLRAFVDAGYARINDPLPDQLRSETLVSAGFGASLKAFGHFNGSVDVAKPLSSPNGRDRKPDGVEVGVRLWGEF, translated from the coding sequence ATGTCTCTACGCCTCATCGCAGCCGTCGGACTGAGCTTGCTCGGACCGGCGCGCTTACACGCGCAGGAAACCTCGACGACGGCGCCCGCCGCCGCGCCGATCGCTCGCTTCGACGTGATGGCTTATCAGGTGCTCGGCAACAGCCAGCTGAGCAATCTCGATATCGAAAAGGCGGTGTACCCGCATCTGGGGCCGCAGCGCAGCGAACAGGACGTCGAGGCCGCGCGCGCCGCGCTGCAGGCCTTGTACGACCACAAAGGCTTTCCGACCGTAAGCGTCGTGATCCCGGAGCAGGATGCATCGACCGGTCTGGTCACGCTGCAAGTCAACGAGCAGAAAGTCGGCCGGCTGCGGGTCAATGGCGCGGATTATTTTTCGCCCGACGACATCGAGCGCGCCGCGCCGTCGCTGGCGCAGGGCCAGGTGCCGAATTTCAAGGACGTGCAGCGCGATATCGTCGCCCTGAACCAATGGCCCGATCGCCGCGTCACCCCGGAGATCAAGGCCGGCGCCACGCCGAACACGGTCGACGTCGACCTCAACGTCGAAGACAGCCTGCCGCTGCACGGCTCGCTGGAACTCAACAACCGCAACAGCGCCAACACCACCGAGCAACGCCTCGCCGCGAGCCTGCGCTACGACAATCTGTGGCAGCGCGGCCACAGCGTCAGCCTGTCGGCGCAGCTCGCGCCGCAGCGGCGCGAAGACGCCGAAGTGTTCTCGGTCTCGTACCTGGCGCGGTTCGGTGCCTCGCCTTATTCCTTGCTCGGTTACGCGGTGCGCAGCAAGAGCGATATCGCCGTGGTCGGCGATCTCAACGTGATCGGTAATGGCACCCTGGCCGGCCTGCGGCTGATGCGCTCGTTCGCCGCGCGCGAAGGTTTCTTCCACTCGCTGAGCCTGGGCCTGGACTACAAGGACTTCAACGAGAACCTGGTGCAGGGCGCGGACCGCGGTTCGGTGCCGATCGAATACCTGCCGATCAGCGTCAACTACAACGCCGACTGGGTGAAAGAACGCTCGGTCAGCGATCTGGCGCTGTCGGCGGTGTTCAACCTACGCGGGGTCGGCGACGGCCGAGCCGCGTTCGACGCCAAGCGTTATCAGGCGCAGCCGAATTTCTTCTACCTGCGCGCCTCGGGCTCGCACACCTGGAAATACAGCAACGACGCGCAATTGATGCTGCGCCTGCAAAGCCAGTTCGCCGGCGAGCCCTTGATCAGCAACGAGCAATTCAGCATCGGCGGCCTCGACAGCGTGCGCGGCTATTACGAATCCGAATCGCTCGGCGATCTGGGCGCGGCGGCGACGCTGGAAGCACGCACGCCGTCGTTCTCCGATTCGCTCGGCGATGCCTTCCAGGAATTGCGCCTGCGCGCGTTCGTCGATGCCGGTTATGCGCGCATCAACGATCCGCTGCCCGATCAACTGCGCAGCGAGACCCTGGTCAGCGCCGGCTTCGGCGCATCGCTGAAAGCCTTCGGTCATTTCAACGGCTCGGTCGATGTCGCCAAGCCGCTGTCCAGCCCCAACGGCCGCGACCGCAAGCCCGATGGGGTCGAAGTCGGCGTGCGCCTGTGGGGCGAGTTCTGA
- a CDS encoding TonB family protein: MSRSYGQPSRWSRALTVVGALGVFAVLAWLVWSLMQDAGPTQKRMPPRITQVILPPPPPPPPPPQPDKVPEEEKLVENTPFESIDPPKDDSADPPGDPLTADAGPGSNEFGLTPGSGGGGTRIGGKGGGGNPYAGYAAMVQRNVQQYLQRDEKTRKGRYSATVAMWLNADGTIQRSQVLTSTGKPELDRAIVAALQGRALPRPPPDQMPQPINLRIGAISPG; this comes from the coding sequence GTGAGCCGTTCCTACGGACAACCTTCGCGCTGGTCGCGCGCGCTCACCGTGGTCGGCGCGCTCGGCGTGTTCGCGGTGCTCGCGTGGCTGGTGTGGTCGCTGATGCAGGACGCCGGTCCGACCCAGAAGCGCATGCCGCCGCGCATTACTCAAGTGATCCTGCCGCCGCCTCCACCGCCGCCGCCTCCGCCGCAACCCGACAAGGTGCCGGAGGAAGAAAAACTGGTCGAGAACACGCCGTTCGAATCGATCGATCCGCCCAAGGACGACTCGGCCGATCCGCCCGGTGATCCGCTTACCGCCGACGCCGGACCGGGTTCGAACGAATTCGGCCTGACCCCGGGCAGCGGTGGCGGCGGCACCCGCATCGGCGGCAAGGGCGGTGGCGGCAATCCGTATGCCGGTTATGCCGCGATGGTCCAGCGCAACGTCCAGCAATACCTGCAGCGCGACGAGAAAACCCGCAAGGGTCGTTATTCGGCGACGGTCGCGATGTGGCTCAACGCCGACGGCACGATCCAGCGTTCGCAGGTGCTCACCTCCACCGGCAAGCCCGAACTCGATCGCGCCATCGTCGCCGCCTTGCAGGGCCGCGCGCTGCCGCGGCCGCCGCCGGACCAGATGCCGCAACCGATCAACCTGCGCATCGGCGCGATTTCACCGGGCTAG
- a CDS encoding DUF2341 domain-containing protein, protein MNRLRVMLATVLLLLSLPAMAASWWDGKWNYRAKVDLNTTSAGAGVSEPGGRTQVLVRLHSGNFNFADAKEDGSDVRFIAADDRTPLKYHFEKYDGLVDQVALAWVDLPDLQANAAASIFVYFGNPEATPGGDAKGSYDADSVAVYHFADQGTAGNDQTAYANNAQPPLTLAQAALIGSGLQMNGQAPLNVPASSSLNITAAQALTVSAWIKPAAANASGVIVSLPGALSLLLDAGVLYAEVPSAAGVLRSSAGAPLKGDGWAHVAVRAGDNKVTVYLNGAPVGEVAAALPAANAGLTIGGEKAADGGAARANFIGLIDEVQVSKVARPVGLIQAAAHSQGLDARLLTFQPVEQRSGDGGHNYFGILFSALTVDAWIVIVILGFMAVISWWVMIGKGVFVNTTAKANERFLQAFRKYAGEYPLHDIAWVKGAQDHGPLNGEKSNLARLLEVGLEELRNRVAAGGGRSVVRTQSIAAIRSALDAAAVREGQRLNKMMVLLTIAISGGPFLGLLGTVVGVMITFAAVAAAGDVNINAIAPGIAAALLATVAGLAVAIPALFGYNYLLSRTEAIGADMQVFVDELEKRIAEDYAGDAPLPSQLTRSVSTETLP, encoded by the coding sequence GTGAACCGATTGCGCGTGATGCTGGCCACTGTGTTGTTGTTGCTCTCGCTGCCGGCGATGGCGGCCTCGTGGTGGGACGGTAAATGGAACTACCGGGCCAAGGTCGATCTCAACACCACCTCGGCCGGCGCCGGCGTGAGCGAGCCCGGCGGCCGCACCCAGGTGCTGGTGCGCCTGCATTCGGGCAACTTCAATTTCGCCGACGCCAAGGAAGACGGCAGCGACGTGCGCTTCATCGCCGCCGACGACCGCACGCCGCTGAAGTACCACTTCGAGAAATACGACGGCCTGGTCGATCAGGTCGCGCTGGCCTGGGTCGATCTGCCGGACCTGCAGGCCAACGCGGCGGCGTCGATCTTTGTTTACTTCGGCAACCCCGAAGCGACCCCGGGCGGCGACGCCAAGGGCAGCTACGACGCCGACAGCGTCGCGGTGTATCACTTCGCCGATCAAGGCACCGCCGGTAACGATCAGACCGCCTACGCCAACAACGCGCAGCCGCCGTTGACCCTGGCGCAGGCGGCGTTGATCGGTTCGGGCCTGCAGATGAACGGCCAGGCGCCGTTGAACGTGCCGGCCTCGTCGTCGTTGAACATCACCGCCGCGCAGGCGCTGACCGTGTCGGCGTGGATTAAACCGGCCGCGGCGAATGCGAGCGGTGTGATCGTGTCGTTGCCTGGCGCGCTGAGCTTGCTGCTCGATGCGGGCGTGCTGTACGCCGAAGTGCCGAGCGCCGCTGGCGTGCTGCGCAGTTCGGCCGGAGCACCGCTGAAGGGTGATGGCTGGGCGCACGTCGCGGTACGCGCCGGCGACAACAAGGTGACCGTGTACCTCAACGGCGCGCCGGTCGGCGAAGTCGCCGCGGCCTTGCCGGCGGCGAATGCGGGCCTGACGATCGGCGGCGAGAAAGCCGCCGACGGCGGCGCCGCGCGCGCCAATTTCATCGGCCTGATCGATGAAGTGCAGGTGTCGAAAGTCGCCCGTCCAGTCGGCCTGATCCAGGCCGCCGCGCACAGCCAGGGCCTCGACGCGCGCCTGCTTACGTTCCAGCCGGTCGAACAACGCTCCGGCGACGGCGGCCACAACTACTTCGGCATCCTGTTCAGCGCGCTCACCGTCGACGCCTGGATCGTGATCGTGATCCTCGGCTTCATGGCGGTGATCTCGTGGTGGGTGATGATCGGCAAGGGCGTGTTCGTCAACACCACCGCCAAGGCCAACGAACGTTTCCTGCAGGCGTTCCGCAAATACGCCGGCGAGTACCCGCTGCACGACATCGCCTGGGTCAAGGGCGCGCAGGATCACGGCCCGCTCAACGGCGAGAAATCCAATCTCGCGCGCTTGCTCGAGGTCGGTCTGGAGGAACTGCGCAACCGCGTCGCCGCCGGCGGCGGACGGTCGGTGGTGCGCACCCAGTCGATCGCCGCGATCCGTTCCGCGCTCGACGCCGCCGCGGTGCGCGAAGGCCAGCGCTTGAACAAGATGATGGTGCTGCTGACCATCGCGATTTCCGGCGGCCCCTTCCTCGGCCTGCTCGGCACCGTGGTCGGCGTGATGATCACCTTCGCCGCGGTCGCCGCGGCCGGCGACGTCAACATCAACGCGATCGCGCCCGGCATCGCCGCGGCGCTGCTGGCGACCGTCGCCGGCCTGGCCGTCGCGATCCCGGCCTTGTTCGGCTACAACTACCTGCTCAGCCGCACCGAAGCGATCGGCGCGGACATGCAGGTGTTCGTCGACGAACTGGAAAAACGCATCGCCGAAGACTATGCCGGCGACGCGCCGCTGCCGTCGCAGCTGACCCGCAGCGTGTCGACGGAGACGCTGCCGTGA
- a CDS encoding LysR family transcriptional regulator, whose protein sequence is MSAFTLHDLQCFDAVIRAGGFQAAASVLHRSHPAVFAAVARLESQLGLSLLDRSGYRVQPTDAGRSLHRRAQALLREAEQLRSHAAQLAMGEESELRVVIGDLCPRPQLLALLSGFFSQCPGTRLHLHFEAVTGPWERLFDGDADLIVHRIDKTDPRLEWIDLCNVPLLPVVAPGLLPFPITRAITPAQMRDFTQCVMRDTARHSPDINYFMIEGAHQCVVADQSMKKEVILHGMGWGHLPRFLIERELHDGRLHSIAGRHLPGGTEELVAARRSDRPQGPVANRLWDYIRERAPRLRAELEPAASSVRKRASAGKRRGARV, encoded by the coding sequence ATGAGCGCCTTCACCCTGCACGACCTGCAATGCTTCGATGCGGTGATTCGCGCCGGCGGCTTCCAGGCCGCCGCCAGCGTGCTGCATCGCTCGCACCCGGCGGTGTTCGCCGCGGTCGCCAGGCTGGAAAGCCAGCTCGGCCTGAGCCTGCTCGACCGCAGCGGCTACCGCGTGCAGCCGACCGACGCCGGCCGCTCGCTGCATCGCCGCGCCCAGGCGCTGCTGCGCGAAGCCGAACAACTGCGCTCCCACGCCGCGCAACTGGCCATGGGCGAGGAAAGCGAGCTGCGGGTGGTGATCGGCGACCTGTGCCCGCGCCCGCAGCTGCTCGCCCTGCTCAGCGGCTTCTTCAGCCAATGCCCCGGCACCCGCCTGCACCTGCATTTCGAAGCGGTCACCGGCCCGTGGGAGCGTTTGTTCGACGGCGACGCCGACCTGATCGTGCACCGCATCGACAAGACCGACCCGCGCCTGGAGTGGATCGACCTGTGCAACGTCCCGCTGCTGCCGGTGGTCGCACCGGGCCTGCTGCCGTTTCCGATCACCCGCGCGATCACCCCGGCGCAGATGCGCGACTTCACCCAATGCGTCATGCGCGACACCGCGCGCCATTCGCCCGACATCAACTACTTCATGATCGAGGGCGCGCACCAGTGCGTGGTCGCCGATCAATCGATGAAGAAGGAAGTGATCCTGCACGGCATGGGCTGGGGCCACCTGCCGCGGTTCCTGATCGAGCGCGAACTCCACGACGGCCGCCTGCATTCCATCGCCGGCCGTCATCTGCCCGGCGGCACCGAGGAACTGGTCGCGGCGCGCCGCAGCGATCGACCGCAGGGGCCAGTGGCGAATCGGTTGTGGGATTACATCCGCGAGCGGGCGCCGCGCTTGCGCGCCGAACTCGAGCCGGCCGCATCATCGGTGCGCAAGCGTGCCAGCGCCGGCAAGCGACGCGGCGCGCGCGTCTGA
- a CDS encoding alpha/beta fold hydrolase has translation MNELPFVTAGDGTRIAYRIDGASDRPVLMLSNSIGTDLRMWDGQIEALSRHYRVLRYDTRGHGGSGVPLGAYSLDRLGRDAIELLDALNIDRLHFLGLSLGGFIGQWLAVHAPERIDRLILSNTSSYLGPAGQWDERIASVLSATDMGETAQMFLGNWFPKSMLDAGSPIVETFRAMLLATDRQGLAGSYAAVRDADLRRTIALIERPTLVIAGQYDTVTAASHSDAIAATVPGAKLLVLPAVHLSNVEFPREFVAAVLEFLAA, from the coding sequence ATGAACGAATTGCCCTTTGTTACCGCCGGCGACGGCACCCGTATCGCCTACCGCATCGACGGCGCCAGCGACCGGCCGGTACTGATGCTGTCGAATTCGATCGGCACCGACTTGCGCATGTGGGATGGGCAGATCGAGGCGCTGTCGCGGCACTATCGCGTGCTGCGTTACGACACCCGCGGCCACGGCGGTTCCGGCGTTCCGCTCGGAGCGTATTCGCTGGACCGGCTGGGTCGCGATGCGATCGAACTGCTCGACGCCTTGAACATCGACCGCCTGCATTTCCTGGGCCTGTCGCTGGGCGGCTTCATCGGCCAGTGGCTCGCGGTGCATGCGCCGGAGCGGATCGATCGGTTGATTCTCAGCAACACCTCGTCCTATCTCGGCCCGGCCGGCCAGTGGGACGAACGCATCGCCTCGGTGCTGAGCGCGACGGATATGGGCGAGACCGCGCAGATGTTCCTCGGCAATTGGTTTCCGAAGAGCATGCTCGACGCCGGATCGCCGATCGTCGAAACCTTCCGCGCGATGCTGCTGGCGACCGACCGCCAGGGGCTGGCCGGTTCCTACGCCGCGGTGCGCGACGCCGACCTGCGCCGCACGATCGCCCTGATCGAGCGTCCGACCTTGGTGATCGCGGGTCAGTACGACACCGTGACCGCGGCCAGTCACAGCGATGCGATCGCGGCGACGGTGCCGGGCGCGAAACTGTTGGTGCTGCCGGCGGTGCATCTGAGCAATGTCGAGTTCCCGCGGGAATTCGTGGCCGCGGTGCTGGAGTTTCTTGCGGCTTGA
- a CDS encoding fluoride efflux transporter FluC has product MTRTALLQLLAVGLGGAFGAMLRHGANGLLPRASAPWPALSTLCVNVIGCLCAGLLLVWLGQRDDADFWRALLLTGVLGGLTTFSAFGVDLLALLRAARYDWLALTIAAHVGLGLLAIVIGWRVGQSLWPKV; this is encoded by the coding sequence ATGACCCGCACCGCCTTGTTGCAATTGCTCGCCGTCGGCCTGGGCGGCGCGTTCGGCGCGATGCTGCGCCACGGCGCCAATGGGCTGTTGCCGCGCGCGTCCGCGCCTTGGCCGGCGTTGTCGACCCTGTGCGTCAACGTGATCGGTTGCCTGTGCGCGGGGTTGCTGCTGGTCTGGCTGGGGCAGCGCGACGACGCGGATTTCTGGCGCGCGCTGCTGCTGACCGGCGTGCTCGGCGGTCTGACCACGTTCTCGGCGTTCGGCGTGGATCTGCTCGCGCTGCTGCGCGCGGCGCGTTACGACTGGCTGGCGTTGACGATCGCGGCGCACGTCGGCCTGGGCCTGCTGGCGATCGTGATCGGCTGGCGGGTCGGGCAATCGCTGTGGCCGAAGGTCTGA
- a CDS encoding ExbD/TolR family protein, with protein MKVQGKKPYDDINITPMLDLAYVLLVIFIIMTTAAVQGIKVDLPKASASQPLSVPKTKVIAIDNAGQLSIDAVPVSMSELEQQLRNALANDAELPVILRGDRAVQYDKVMAVLDLCSKLGISSIGLASQRQAAG; from the coding sequence GTGAAGGTCCAGGGCAAGAAACCCTACGACGACATCAACATCACGCCGATGCTGGATCTGGCATACGTGCTGCTGGTGATCTTCATCATCATGACCACCGCGGCGGTGCAGGGGATCAAGGTCGACCTGCCCAAGGCCAGCGCGAGCCAGCCGCTGTCGGTGCCCAAGACCAAGGTGATCGCGATCGACAACGCCGGCCAGCTCAGCATCGACGCGGTGCCGGTCAGCATGAGCGAGCTCGAACAGCAACTGCGCAACGCGCTGGCCAACGACGCCGAACTGCCGGTGATCCTGCGCGGCGATCGCGCGGTGCAGTACGACAAGGTCATGGCGGTGCTGGACCTGTGCAGCAAGCTCGGTATTTCCTCGATCGGTCTGGCGTCGCAGCGCCAGGCCGCCGGTTGA